The proteins below are encoded in one region of Bremerella sp. P1:
- a CDS encoding GNAT family N-acetyltransferase, with translation MHVEQAQPKEDGVEEAVIALLSQNAQASGFPFEPEPVVLKIDEKGEVIAGLVGYTNWEWLYIEMLAVDESYRGKGLGRKLVEQAEQIARQRSCRGAWVDTFTFQSPAFYLRLGYEPFGKLEDYPQGQQRNFLRKQL, from the coding sequence ATGCACGTCGAACAAGCTCAGCCGAAAGAGGATGGGGTCGAAGAGGCCGTCATCGCGTTGCTTTCGCAGAATGCCCAGGCCAGTGGCTTTCCCTTTGAGCCTGAGCCGGTGGTGCTCAAGATCGACGAGAAGGGCGAGGTAATCGCCGGCCTGGTCGGCTACACGAACTGGGAGTGGCTTTACATCGAGATGCTGGCCGTCGACGAGAGCTACCGAGGAAAAGGTCTGGGGCGAAAGCTTGTCGAGCAGGCCGAACAGATCGCACGCCAGCGCAGCTGCCGTGGAGCGTGGGTCGATACGTTTACATTCCAGTCGCCTGCATTCTACTTGCGACTCGGCTACGAGCCGTTCGGCAAGCTAGAGGACTACCCGCAAGGTCAGCAGAGGAACTTTCTGCGGAAGCAACTGTAG
- a CDS encoding NUDIX domain-containing protein yields MAKSKLSAGLLMYRVRQGQLQVFIAHPGGPFFQKKDVGVWSIPKGEPEEGEDFLDAAQREFHEETGFTAAGPFIELTPIKQKGGKVVHAWAFERDDAPATIVSNTCLLEWPPRSGRQIEIPEIDRAEFFDLSEAKQKINPAQVALIDELAEKLKGQPTLD; encoded by the coding sequence ATGGCCAAGTCAAAGCTAAGTGCCGGTCTGTTGATGTATCGCGTCCGGCAAGGGCAGCTTCAAGTCTTCATCGCGCACCCAGGCGGTCCCTTCTTTCAAAAGAAAGACGTCGGCGTCTGGTCGATTCCTAAAGGGGAGCCGGAAGAAGGGGAAGACTTTCTCGATGCGGCGCAGCGAGAGTTTCACGAAGAAACAGGCTTCACGGCAGCAGGGCCATTCATCGAGCTGACGCCGATCAAGCAAAAGGGGGGCAAGGTTGTACATGCCTGGGCGTTTGAACGAGACGACGCCCCGGCAACCATCGTGTCCAATACATGCCTGCTGGAGTGGCCACCCAGGTCTGGCCGACAGATCGAGATTCCGGAAATCGATCGAGCCGAGTTCTTTGACTTGTCGGAGGCGAAGCAGAAAATCAACCCGGCCCAGGTCGCGTTGATCGACGAGTTGGCCGAAAAACTTAAAGGTCAGCCGACTCTCGACTGA